From one Streptomyces sp. NBC_01478 genomic stretch:
- a CDS encoding MurR/RpiR family transcriptional regulator, whose amino-acid sequence MPPTDVTTLIRTELPRLAGSLRKVGELILEDPAAVTHCSAAELGRRTGTSQATVTRFCRAVGLDSYQHLLIELAQERGRGEVSDWGTAEIGPDISPDDDLERVVQVVGSADLRAVQQTIDRIDLDAVERAATAAARARRIDVYGTGGSGAIAQETETRLFRIGCAVRGWTEVHAAATSAALLTPADVAIGISHSGSTRETLEPFELAKERGATTVALTSDPRSPLARAADIRLISSSSATSFPTGIIGARHSVLVLIDCLYVRIAQLSYQRASASLALTDHIAGEHTVKSRRGR is encoded by the coding sequence ATGCCCCCGACAGACGTCACCACCCTGATCCGCACCGAGCTGCCCCGGCTGGCCGGCTCCCTGCGGAAGGTCGGCGAGCTGATCCTGGAGGATCCGGCCGCCGTCACCCATTGCTCGGCCGCCGAGCTGGGCCGCCGCACCGGCACCTCGCAGGCGACGGTGACCCGGTTCTGCCGGGCGGTGGGCCTCGACTCGTACCAGCATCTGCTGATCGAACTGGCCCAGGAGCGCGGTCGCGGCGAGGTCTCCGACTGGGGCACCGCCGAGATCGGCCCGGACATCTCCCCGGACGACGATCTGGAGCGGGTCGTGCAGGTCGTGGGCAGTGCAGACCTGCGCGCGGTGCAGCAGACCATCGACCGGATCGACCTCGACGCGGTGGAGCGCGCGGCCACCGCCGCCGCCCGCGCCCGGCGCATCGACGTCTACGGCACCGGCGGCAGCGGGGCGATCGCGCAGGAGACCGAGACCCGGCTGTTCCGCATCGGCTGCGCGGTGCGCGGCTGGACCGAGGTGCACGCGGCGGCCACCTCCGCCGCCCTGCTCACCCCGGCGGACGTGGCCATCGGCATCTCCCACTCCGGTTCGACCCGCGAGACCCTCGAGCCCTTCGAACTGGCCAAGGAGCGCGGCGCCACCACGGTCGCCCTCACCTCCGACCCGCGCTCCCCGCTCGCCCGCGCCGCCGACATCCGGCTCATCTCCTCGTCCTCGGCGACAAGTTTCCCCACCGGCATCATCGGCGCCCGCCACTCCGTGCTGGTCCTCATCGACTGCCTCTACGTCCGCATCGCGCAGCTCTCCTACCAGCGCGCGAGCGCCTCGCTGGCCCTCACCGACCACATCGCCGGGGAGCACACGGTGAAGTCCCGCAGGGGCCGGTGA
- a CDS encoding SIS domain-containing protein — MSAESVSAETFARESLAVLQHITESSRETVSRAAELIADCVRTDGVIQAFGTGHSQAMVLELAGRAGGLVPTNRLSIADLVLYGGDAPSVLDDPLLERQAGVAERLYDLAAPRPEDLFVIISNSGVNKVIVEMALRVKERGHRLLAITSLAHTRAVPAGHPSGKKLADLADVVLDNAAPRGDALLELPTGGAVCALSTLTGAMLVQLSVAEAAARLLASGERPPVYVSANVPGGFEGNLELEERYAGRIRRTAS, encoded by the coding sequence GTGTCCGCCGAGTCCGTGAGCGCCGAGACCTTCGCGCGCGAGAGCCTGGCCGTCCTCCAGCACATCACCGAGTCCAGCCGCGAGACCGTGTCCCGCGCCGCCGAACTGATCGCGGACTGCGTCCGCACGGACGGCGTCATCCAGGCCTTCGGCACCGGCCACTCCCAGGCCATGGTCCTCGAACTCGCGGGCCGCGCCGGGGGTTTGGTGCCCACCAACCGCCTGAGCATCGCCGACCTCGTCCTCTACGGCGGCGACGCCCCGAGCGTCCTCGACGACCCGCTGCTGGAGCGGCAGGCCGGAGTCGCCGAGCGCCTCTACGACCTCGCGGCGCCCCGCCCCGAGGATCTCTTCGTGATCATCTCCAACTCCGGTGTGAACAAGGTGATCGTGGAGATGGCCCTGCGTGTGAAGGAGCGCGGGCACCGGCTGCTGGCCATCACCTCGCTCGCCCACACCCGCGCGGTCCCGGCCGGTCACCCGAGCGGCAAGAAGCTCGCCGACCTCGCCGACGTCGTCCTCGACAACGCGGCCCCGCGCGGTGACGCACTCCTCGAACTCCCCACCGGGGGAGCCGTGTGCGCGCTGTCCACGCTCACCGGCGCGATGCTCGTGCAGTTGTCGGTCGCGGAGGCGGCTGCCCGACTGCTCGCCTCGGGGGAGCGCCCGCCCGTATACGTCTCGGCCAATGTGCCGGGCGGCTTCGAGGGCAACCTGGAGCTGGAGGAGCGGTACGCGGGGCGGATTCGCCGTACGGCGAGCTGA